One window from the genome of Candidatus Desulfarcum epimagneticum encodes:
- a CDS encoding conserved hypothetical protein (Evidence 4 : Unknown function but conserved in other organisms) gives MSVNFEELDYQQTALGELILRRRRMLGMGGREVFEVKLNDEFLMSSLFHEGEVALADFGLSGLAGEKWDVVVGGLGLGYTAAAVLKYNQVARMIVVEALAPVIDWHQRELVPNGATLSKDARCRYYNEDFFALARRDGFDPDDPGRLFDAILLDIDHTPEALLNPGHADLYSEEGMIRLRAFLRPGGVFGLWSNDAPDKGFLAILSRVFDQVDGHVVEFDNSIQGKTAENGVYVAKVEKSP, from the coding sequence ATGAGTGTGAACTTCGAAGAACTGGATTACCAGCAGACGGCTCTTGGTGAATTGATTCTGCGGCGGCGGCGTATGTTGGGAATGGGCGGACGTGAGGTGTTCGAGGTGAAACTCAATGATGAATTTCTCATGTCGTCTTTGTTTCATGAAGGCGAAGTGGCGTTGGCTGATTTTGGGTTGTCAGGGCTTGCAGGCGAAAAATGGGATGTGGTGGTGGGAGGATTGGGCTTGGGCTACACTGCGGCGGCTGTTTTGAAATATAACCAGGTCGCGCGAATGATTGTGGTTGAGGCGCTGGCGCCGGTGATTGATTGGCATCAGCGTGAGCTTGTTCCCAACGGCGCGACGCTTTCGAAAGATGCGCGATGCCGCTATTACAATGAGGATTTTTTTGCCCTCGCGCGGAGAGATGGTTTCGATCCGGATGACCCGGGGCGCTTGTTTGACGCCATACTTCTTGATATTGATCACACACCTGAGGCCCTGCTTAATCCCGGTCACGCGGATCTTTATTCGGAAGAGGGAATGATACGCCTGCGAGCATTTCTCAGGCCGGGGGGCGTGTTCGGATTGTGGTCTAATGACGCTCCCGACAAGGGATTTCTGGCCATTTTGTCCCGTGTGTTCGATCAGGTTGATGGACATGTCGTCGAGTTTGACAATTCCATTCAGGGCAAAACAGCGGAGAATGGCGTATACGTCGCGAAGGTTGAGAAAAGTCCGTAG
- a CDS encoding hypothetical protein (Evidence 5 : Unknown function), translating into MTGEFRRHIRDCMKADEAYGEGVANALGIAMSECR; encoded by the coding sequence GTGACCGGGGAATTCCGGCGTCATATTCGCGACTGCATGAAAGCGGATGAAGCATACGGTGAAGGCGTCGCAAACGCTCTCGGAATCGCAATGAGTGAATGTCGCTAA
- a CDS encoding Flavin-nucleotide-binding protein, with the protein MAKMTERMKELFDKVGVAALGTSTPDGVPNVVPVGAKKIIDDETVLISDQFLNKTLANMTSNPHVSLTYWEGREGYQLKGTVAIETSGKRFEETAEWIRALGEKKGFPLKSKGAVILTIEKIFGVAPGPGAGKQLA; encoded by the coding sequence ATGGCAAAAATGACGGAGAGAATGAAAGAACTGTTTGACAAAGTGGGCGTGGCGGCCCTTGGGACCTCAACCCCGGACGGCGTCCCCAATGTTGTGCCGGTGGGCGCGAAAAAAATAATCGATGATGAGACTGTTCTCATCTCCGATCAGTTTCTCAACAAAACCCTGGCGAATATGACATCAAACCCGCATGTGTCCCTGACCTACTGGGAAGGACGTGAGGGCTATCAGTTAAAAGGGACGGTCGCCATTGAAACCAGTGGAAAGCGGTTTGAAGAAACTGCGGAATGGATTCGAGCCCTTGGCGAAAAAAAGGGATTCCCTTTGAAATCAAAGGGCGCCGTGATCTTGACAATTGAAAAAATTTTTGGCGTCGCGCCGGGGCCGGGCGCCGGAAAACAACTGGCGTAA